The stretch of DNA CCCTCCGGTTTACGCCACAACATGGAATATTGGGGTTGACTAGAGACAAAATGCTCTACGTCAGGAAGGGCCAATGCCGCTTGAATCTGCGAGGGGTTCCATTCACTAAACCCGATGTAGCGCGCTTTTCCTTGCCTTACTACCTCCGTCAATGCTGCCATTGTTTCTTCTAACGGTGTATTCACGTCGTAGCGGTGGCACTGATAGAGATCTACATAGTCGGTACGTAGACGCTGGAGTGAAGCGTCAATTTGTTTATGAATTTGGGCTGCTGATAATCCTCGGTCTGTATCCGACATGGGAAAAAAGACCTTGGTTGCTAAAATGTACGAGCTGCGATCAACGCCCTGCAAGACTTCCCCCAACAAGGATTCTGACGCACCCCTTCCATAGACGTTGGCAGTGTCGATAAAATTAATGCCGACATCAAAAGCTTTGTGAATACAAGCTTCTGCTTGTTGTCGTTCCACTCCACCGCTGTAGGTCAGCCAAGAACCCAAACTAATTTCCGAAACGTTGAAATCGCTACTACCAAGCTGTCGATACTGCATCCTTGTCTCTCCATTGCAAAATTGAGGTCAAAAGTACTTCGGTTGTGCTACTACACCCCTAAAGTCTTTGA from Trichocoleus desertorum ATA4-8-CV12 encodes:
- a CDS encoding aldo/keto reductase family protein, with the protein product MQYRQLGSSDFNVSEISLGSWLTYSGGVERQQAEACIHKAFDVGINFIDTANVYGRGASESLLGEVLQGVDRSSYILATKVFFPMSDTDRGLSAAQIHKQIDASLQRLRTDYVDLYQCHRYDVNTPLEETMAALTEVVRQGKARYIGFSEWNPSQIQAALALPDVEHFVSSQPQYSMLWRKPEGEVFPLCAANGISQIVWSPLAQGVLTGKYKPGTTPPQDSRAANDKMNGFMEDFRSDRILSAVQDLQPIAQRLNLSMAQLALAWVLRDERVASTIIGASRPEQVVDNAGASGVQLSDEVLQEIDQVLSPALSYATAR